In Penicillium oxalicum strain HP7-1 chromosome I, whole genome shotgun sequence, a single window of DNA contains:
- a CDS encoding phosphoribosylaminoimidazole carboxylase translates to MWNDRKVGILGGGQLGRMLVESCNRLNIQANVLDAENSPAKQISFHDGHVTGSFKEREAVRQLAKSCDVMTAEIEHVDTYALEEVASEVQVEPSWQAIRTIQNKFNQKEHLRQYGIPMADHRELVKNTQEELAEIGEQLGYPMMLKSKTMAYDGRGNFRVNSKADIPEALEALKDRPLYAEKWAYFKMELAVMVIKTKDEVLSYPTVETVQEDSICKLVYAPARNVSNKINEEAQALARKAVAAFEGKGAFGVEMFLLEDDSLMLCEIASRIHNSGHYTIEGCALSQFDSHIRAILDLPIPAKSLEIRQPSIMLNIIGGSAPDTHLKAAEAALSIPNAAIHLYSKGAAKPGRKMGHITVTAATMHEAETMIQPLIDVVDNIRAQRTDIKTKAQPSGPSKPAPQVAVVMGSDSDLKTLVPGLKLLESYFGIVPAVEITSAHRTPDYMAKYAAEAASRGIKVIIAAAGGAAHLPGMAAAHTALPVIGVPVKGSSLDGVDSLYSIVQMPRGVPVATVGINNSINAALLAARIVGAFDPSIQQKVEAYAEEARAENMEKKGTKLRELGWEKYFEQM, encoded by the exons TAGACGCGGAGAACTCCCCGGCCAAGCAGATCAGCTTCCACGATGGACATGTGACGGGCTCTTTCAAGGAGCGCGAGGCTGTCCGTCAACTGGCCAAGTCTTGCGATGTGATGACCGCCGAAATTGAACATGTCGACACGTATGCTCTCGAAGAGGTCGCCTCCGAAGTCCAAGTTGAACCCAGCTGGCAAGCCATCCGAACCATCCAgaacaaattcaaccagaAAGAGCACCTGCGCCAGTATGGAATTCCGATGGCGGATCACCGCGAGCTGGTGAAGAACACACAGGAGGAATTAGCGGAGATTGGAGAACAATTGGGCTACCCCATGATGTTGAAGTCCAAGACTATGGCATATGACGGGCGTG GTAATTTCCGCGTGAACTCAAAAGCCGACATTCCTGAAGCTCTGGAAGCTCTCAAGGATCGGCCGCTGTATGCAGAGAAGTGGGCCTATTTCAAGATG GAGCTGGCGGTCATGGTTATCAAGACCAAGGACGAAGTTCTCTCTTACCCAACCGTGGAGACTGTGCAAGAGGACTCAATATGCAAACTGGTGTACGCACCAGCCCGGAATGTGTccaacaagatcaatgaagaagctcaagctctCGCTCGCAAGGCTGTTGCTGCCTTCGAGGGCAAGGGCGCTTTCGGCGTCGAGATGTTCCTGCTCGAAGATGACAGCCTCATGCTGTGTGAAATCGCCAGCCGCATCCATAACTCTGGCCACTACACCATCGAAGGCTGCGCGCTGTCTCAATTCGATAGCCACATTCGCGCCATCTTGGATCTGCCCATCCCCGCCAAGAGTCTTGAGATCCGTCAGCCTTCCATCATGCTGAACATTATCGGAGGCTCCGCTCCCGACACCCACCTCAAGGCTGCCGAGGCCGCTCTTTCCATTCCCAATGCGGCGATCCACCTCTACAGCAAGGGTGCCGCTAAGCCCGGTCGTAAGATGGGCCACATCACTGTCACCGCTGCCACCATGCACGAGGCCGAGACCATGATTCAGCCGTTGATTGATGTTGTTGACAATATTCGTGCCCAGCGCACCGAtatcaagaccaaggctcaGCCCTCTGGCCCCTCGAAGCCTGCGCCTCAAGTGGCCGTCGTCATGGGCTCTGACAGCGACCTCAAGACCTTGGTGCCTGGTCTTAAGCTCCTGGAAAGCTACTTTGGTATTGTACCCGCCGTTGAGATTACCTCTGCGCACCGCACACCCGACTACATGGCCAAGTATGCTGCTGAAGCTGCGTCTCGCGGGATCAAGGTCATCATTGCCGCTGCCGGTGGTGCCGCTCATCTGCCCGGTATGGCAGCGGCACACACTGCCTTGCCTGTGATCGGTGTCCCCGTCAAGGGAAGCTCGCTCGATGGTGTGGACAGTCTCTATAGCATTGTTCAGATGCCTCGTG GCGTCCCCGTTGCCACCGTGGGTATCAACAACAGTATCAATGCCGCCCTCCTGGCTGCCCGCATTGTTGGAGCTTTCGATCCTTCCATCCAGCAAAAGGTCGAGGCATATGCCGAGGAGGCTCGTGCCGAGAacatggaaaagaagggaaCCAAGTTGCGCGAGTTGGGATGGGAGAAGTACTTTGAACAAATGTAA